A portion of the Krasilnikovia cinnamomea genome contains these proteins:
- a CDS encoding STAS domain-containing protein: MERPELSIAVQRAPDEVVFHLAGEIDVLTVTRLSTMVNDELADPPARIVLDLAGVTFCDSQGLGTLVVLSRKAQHARAVLSLANVGDFLLRVLDITGLRSALMISSAQQPLP; encoded by the coding sequence GTGGAGCGGCCGGAGCTTTCCATCGCGGTCCAGCGCGCCCCCGACGAGGTCGTCTTCCACCTCGCCGGGGAGATCGACGTGCTCACCGTGACCCGCCTGTCGACCATGGTGAACGACGAGCTGGCCGACCCGCCCGCCCGGATCGTCCTCGACCTGGCCGGGGTGACGTTCTGCGACTCGCAGGGTCTGGGCACCCTGGTCGTGCTCAGCCGCAAGGCCCAGCACGCCCGCGCCGTACTGTCCCTGGCCAACGTCGGCGACTTCCTGCTGCGCGTCCTCGACATCACCGGCCTGCGCAGCGCCCTCATGATCAGCAGCGCCCAGCAGCCCTTGCCTTGA